The nucleotide sequence GCAGCTCAACGTCTGGCTGATCAGTTTCATCTGGCCGCTCACGCGCATACTCGGCCTCGTCATGGTGGCGCCGGTGTTTGGCCACCGCGCCGTTCCGGGCCGGGTCAAGATCGGCCTCGGCATCTTCATCGCGCTGATCGCGGCGCCTACACTGCCGCCGATGCCTGCGGTCGGGCTAGGTTCCTGGCACGGCCTGTTCATCCTGGTCCAGCAGTTTCTGATCGGCGTCGCCATCGGCTTCATCATGCGCATCGTGTTCGCGGCCGTCGAAGCCGCTGGCGAAATCATCGGCCTGCAGATGGGTCTCGGCTTCGCGTCGTTCTTCGATCCGCAAAGCGCAGGCCAGACCCTCGTGCTCGCGCGCTTCTTCAACATGCTCGCCGTGCTGCTGATGCTTGCGGTCAACGCACATCTACTGCTCCTCGGCGTCCTCGTCGAGAGCTTCCAGATCCTGCCGATCAGCCACGAGCCGCTCGCCGCGGCGGGATTCCGCAACGTCGCGGCGTTCGGTACGACGATCTTCTC is from Thiobacillus denitrificans ATCC 25259 and encodes:
- the fliR gene encoding flagellar biosynthetic protein FliR: MISLTDAQLNVWLISFIWPLTRILGLVMVAPVFGHRAVPGRVKIGLGIFIALIAAPTLPPMPAVGLGSWHGLFILVQQFLIGVAIGFIMRIVFAAVEAAGEIIGLQMGLGFASFFDPQSAGQTLVLARFFNMLAVLLMLAVNAHLLLLGVLVESFQILPISHEPLAAAGFRNVAAFGTTIFSLGLQLALPLIAILLMTNLTLGILTRSAPQLNIFAIGFPITLGVGLIMLDVTLPYFAPQFEQLIASGLDAATSVVRTLRPH